The Engystomops pustulosus chromosome 4, aEngPut4.maternal, whole genome shotgun sequence genome contains a region encoding:
- the LOC140125926 gene encoding uncharacterized protein isoform X3, producing the protein MVAGGYMFAVSSYVESAVVAPNFQILCAVKNQELQQTLRDKRKREKEKKIPAKKMNMDRGKSHHPTHNRMQGQDAEGTPWKRPVSESDHHVEDDPQKTHPEEMTEDGSNTRPSQSHEGGASSLYMEARRTQMFQPLVPAGMYHPMPPPAYRPHLQTIFQGFPPHPGTSYVLLPPPSHPLYPRYPEPDFQERSGIWTGSESNNVDDGEEPKKTRVEKLTEHSGASCPYRTSYQTPPLILSGDHHSTTAMTSTMTTSTASPQGAQPDATIATLADSPTASPQGAQPDATIATLADSPTANPQGAQPDATIATLADSPTANPQGAQPDATIATLADSPTASPQGAQPDATITTLADSPTASPQGAQPDATITTLADSPTANPQGAQPDATIATLADSPSGTQSSPPTTSSSLMTTSSPYIAQPVGAFQPATSLKLCPRSFVNFTTNGSSVPLEKPITTSTAGPHVAQPIATINPVISSAESPSRTQSVPSFRPSSFLDCTTNGSSVLEEKPTTFFTPGPHAAPPVANIKPVISSAESPSRTPSLPTNRSSCFGNFTTHSSPVSEEKPTTSTASPYIAQPGATIKPLTPLTGSPSSLPSLSYSRRVSSHLEDSHVEPVMSHLVPDDKPTFSSPPTFKGISASPKRRDRDKVPEICLSHVWKHCKLGNRCPDVHYYLPYRWEIYKGTDWEDVSDMEEIERQYCDPKFDRIPLIDSLTMRSGLHRVRRLSTISSVMKPPDYVLTTEWLWYWQDEYGSWVEYGQPNQRNSHISSSDLEEEYTSNPNAVVVFNIGNQNYEINFPEMKQRNIMYDTERDIRRRPRYLSFEDVKVLRGSTKSSAAQSSLKSVSAPLKNNIYPRTWDTYATPEIGCAKVLVNDTSSEFSEICSIFTRTLGGHVVKKMFRLQNPSLWQVYQWQKEQMKKLNQGRDVKEIRLFHGTDIRHVDAICNENFDWRICGTHGTMYGQGSYFARDASYSYNYSTPTPSGSRMMFVARVLVGDYVMGDPSMKRPPKKRGRTTRHYDSCVDNPRDPSIFVVFEKHQIFPEYLLEYEEHKQETSCNIL; encoded by the exons ATGGTTGCCGGCGGTTACATGTTTGCGGTTTCTTCTTACGTGGAGAGTGCTGTCGTCGCTCCT AACTTCCAGATACTTTGTGCAGTGAAAAATCAGGAACTTCAGCAGACACTGAGAGACAAACGCAAGAGGGAAAAGGAGAAGAAGATCCCAGCAAAAAAGATGAACATGGACAGAGGAAAGTCCCATCATCCTACACATAACAGAATGCAAGGACAAGATGCAGaag GGACACCGTGGAAGCGACCAGTGTCGGAGAGTGACCATCATGTTGAAGATGACCCACAGAAAACTCACCCCGAAGAGATGACTGAAGATGGGAGTAATACTCGTCCTTCCCAGTCACATGAGGGAGGAGCTTCATCCTTGTATATGGAGGCCAGAAGAACCCAGATGTTCCAGCCATTGGTACCAGCAGGAATGTACCACCCAATGCCACCCCCAGCATATAGGCCCCACCTCCAGACAATATTCCAGGGGTTCCCTCCTCACCCAG GAACCTCCTATGTTCTCCTTCCTCCACCATCTCACCCTCTATATCCCCGATATCCAG AGCCCGATTTCCAGGAGAGATCCGGCATCTGGACAGGGTCGGAGAGTAACAACGTTGATGatggagaggaaccaaagaaaaCTCGGGTGGAGAAGCTGACAGAGCACAGTGGGGCTTCATGTCCATACAGAACCTCCTACCAGACCCCACCCTTGATATTGTCAGGAGACCACCACTCAACAACAGCCATGACCTCCACCATGACCACCTCCACCGCGAGTCCACAAGGCGCTCAACCAGATGCCACCATCGCAACCTTAGCAGACAGTCCCACCGCGAGTCCACAAGGCGCTCAACCAGATGCCACCATCGCAACCTTAGCAGACAGTCCCACCGCGAATCCACAAGGCGCTCAACCAGATGCCACCATCGCAACCTTAGCAGACAGTCCCACCGCGAATCCACAAGGCGCTCAACCAGATGCCACCATCGCAACCTTAGCAGACAGTCCCACCGCGAGTCCACAAGGCGCTCAACCAGATGCCACCATCACAACCTTAGCAGACAGTCCCACCGCGAGTCCACAAGGCGCTCAACCAGATGCCACCATCACAACCTTAGCAGACAGTCCCACCGCGAATCCACAAGGCGCTCAACCAGATGCCACCATCGCAACCTTAGCAGACAGTCCTTCCGGGACCCAGTCATCACCACCCACCACATCAAGCAGCTTGATGACCACTTCAAGTCCATACATTGCTCAGCCAGTAGGCGCCTTCCAACCAGCAACTTCCTTGAAGCTTTGTCCAAGAAGCTTTGTCAATTTTACTACAAATGGTTCATCTGTTCCTCTGGAGAAACCAATAACCACCTCCACCGCAGGTCCACATGTCGCTCAACCAATTGCCACCATCAACCCAGTGATTTCCTCAGCAGAAAGTCCTTCCAGAACTCAATCAGTGCCCTCATTCAGACCAAGCAGTTTTCTCGATTGTACTACAAATGGTTCATCTGTTCTTGAGGAGAAACCAACGACCTTCTTCACTCCAGGTCCACATGCCGCTCCACCAGTTGCCAACATCAAACCAGTGATTTCCTCAGCAGAAAGTCCTTCCAGAACTCCATCACTACCCACAAACAGGTCAAGCTGTTTTGGAAATTTTACTACACACAGTTCCCCTGTCTCTGAGGAGAAACCAACAACCTCAACTGCAAGTCCATACATCGCCCAACCAGGTGCCACCATCAAACCATTGACCCCTTTAACAGGAAGTCCTTCCAGCCTTCCATCGCTATCTTACTCCAGACGGGTTTCTTCTCATTTAGAAGATTCTCATGTGGAGCCAGTCATGTCCCATCTTGTGCCCGATGACAAACCTACATTTTCCAGTCCTCCAACATTTAAAGGGATCAGTGCATCACCGAAGAGAC GGGATCGTGACAAAGTCCCGGAAATTTGTCTGTCTCATGTTTGGAAACACTGCAAGTTGGGAA ACCGTTGCCCGGACGTGCATTACTACCTGCCTTACCGCTGGGAGATCTACAAAGGAACCGACTGGGAAGATGTTTCTGATATGGAGGAGATTGAGAGACAATACTGCGACCCAAAGTTTGACAG GATTCCTTTGATTGACTCTCTGACTATGAGATCCGGTCTGCACCGTGTCCGTCGCCTCTCCACCATATCATCCGTCATGAAGCCACCAGACTATGTTCTAACCACTGAGTGGTTGTGGTACTGGCAGGATGAATACGGCTCCTGGGTAGAATATGGGCAGCCT AATCAACGGAACAGCCACATATCGTCGTCAGACCTTGAGGAAGAGTACACGTCCAATCCCAACGCTGTCGTTGTGTTCAACATTGGCAACCAAAACTATGAGATCAACTTCCCAG AGATGAAGCAGAGGAACATTATGTACGATACGGAGAGAGACATTCGCCGGAGACCGAGATATCTTAGTTTTGAAGACGTGAAAGTCCTGAGAGGAAG tacaaAATCCTCAGCGGCTCAGTCCTCCCTGAAATCTGTATCGGCCCCTCTGAAGAATAACATCTACCCAAGAACCTGGGACACCTACGCCACGCCGGAGATCGGCTGTGCG AAAGTTCTTGTAAATGACACCTCCAGCGAATTCTCCGAAATATGTAGCATCTTCACCAGGACGCTCGGGGGTCATGTGGTGAAGAAGATGTTCCGTCTGCAGAACCCATCTCTATGGCAGGTCTATCAGTG GCAAAAGGAACAGATGAAAAAACTCAATCAGGGACGAGACGTGAAGGAAATCCGACTGTTTCATGGCACAGATATAAGACACGTTGACGCTATCTGCAATGAAAACTTTGACTGGCGCATCTGTGGCACCCATGGGACTATGTATGGTCAAG
- the LOC140125926 gene encoding uncharacterized protein isoform X4, with translation MNMDRGKSHHPTHNRMQGQDAEGTPWKRPVSESDHHVEDDPQKTHPEEMTEDGSNTRPSQSHEGGASSLYMEARRTQMFQPLVPAGMYHPMPPPAYRPHLQTIFQGFPPHPGTSYVLLPPPSHPLYPRYPEPDFQERSGIWTGSESNNVDDGEEPKKTRVEKLTEHSGASCPYRTSYQTPPLILSGDHHSTTAMTSTMTTSTASPQGAQPDATIATLADSPTASPQGAQPDATIATLADSPTANPQGAQPDATIATLADSPTANPQGAQPDATIATLADSPTASPQGAQPDATITTLADSPTASPQGAQPDATITTLADSPTANPQGAQPDATIATLADSPSGTQSSPPTTSSSLMTTSSPYIAQPVGAFQPATSLKLCPRSFVNFTTNGSSVPLEKPITTSTAGPHVAQPIATINPVISSAESPSRTQSVPSFRPSSFLDCTTNGSSVLEEKPTTFFTPGPHAAPPVANIKPVISSAESPSRTPSLPTNRSSCFGNFTTHSSPVSEEKPTTSTASPYIAQPGATIKPLTPLTGSPSSLPSLSYSRRVSSHLEDSHVEPVMSHLVPDDKPTFSSPPTFKGISASPKRRDRDKVPEICLSHVWKHCKLGNRCPDVHYYLPYRWEIYKGTDWEDVSDMEEIERQYCDPKFDRIPLIDSLTMRSGLHRVRRLSTISSVMKPPDYVLTTEWLWYWQDEYGSWVEYGQPNQRNSHISSSDLEEEYTSNPNAVVVFNIGNQNYEINFPEMKQRNIMYDTERDIRRRPRYLSFEDVKVLRGSTKSSAAQSSLKSVSAPLKNNIYPRTWDTYATPEIGCAKVLVNDTSSEFSEICSIFTRTLGGHVVKKMFRLQNPSLWQVYQWQKEQMKKLNQGRDVKEIRLFHGTDIRHVDAICNENFDWRICGTHGTMYGQGSYFARDASYSYNYSTPTPSGSRMMFVARVLVGDYVMGDPSMKRPPKKRGRTTRHYDSCVDNPRDPSIFVVFEKHQIFPEYLLEYEEHKQETSCNIL, from the exons ATGAACATGGACAGAGGAAAGTCCCATCATCCTACACATAACAGAATGCAAGGACAAGATGCAGaag GGACACCGTGGAAGCGACCAGTGTCGGAGAGTGACCATCATGTTGAAGATGACCCACAGAAAACTCACCCCGAAGAGATGACTGAAGATGGGAGTAATACTCGTCCTTCCCAGTCACATGAGGGAGGAGCTTCATCCTTGTATATGGAGGCCAGAAGAACCCAGATGTTCCAGCCATTGGTACCAGCAGGAATGTACCACCCAATGCCACCCCCAGCATATAGGCCCCACCTCCAGACAATATTCCAGGGGTTCCCTCCTCACCCAG GAACCTCCTATGTTCTCCTTCCTCCACCATCTCACCCTCTATATCCCCGATATCCAG AGCCCGATTTCCAGGAGAGATCCGGCATCTGGACAGGGTCGGAGAGTAACAACGTTGATGatggagaggaaccaaagaaaaCTCGGGTGGAGAAGCTGACAGAGCACAGTGGGGCTTCATGTCCATACAGAACCTCCTACCAGACCCCACCCTTGATATTGTCAGGAGACCACCACTCAACAACAGCCATGACCTCCACCATGACCACCTCCACCGCGAGTCCACAAGGCGCTCAACCAGATGCCACCATCGCAACCTTAGCAGACAGTCCCACCGCGAGTCCACAAGGCGCTCAACCAGATGCCACCATCGCAACCTTAGCAGACAGTCCCACCGCGAATCCACAAGGCGCTCAACCAGATGCCACCATCGCAACCTTAGCAGACAGTCCCACCGCGAATCCACAAGGCGCTCAACCAGATGCCACCATCGCAACCTTAGCAGACAGTCCCACCGCGAGTCCACAAGGCGCTCAACCAGATGCCACCATCACAACCTTAGCAGACAGTCCCACCGCGAGTCCACAAGGCGCTCAACCAGATGCCACCATCACAACCTTAGCAGACAGTCCCACCGCGAATCCACAAGGCGCTCAACCAGATGCCACCATCGCAACCTTAGCAGACAGTCCTTCCGGGACCCAGTCATCACCACCCACCACATCAAGCAGCTTGATGACCACTTCAAGTCCATACATTGCTCAGCCAGTAGGCGCCTTCCAACCAGCAACTTCCTTGAAGCTTTGTCCAAGAAGCTTTGTCAATTTTACTACAAATGGTTCATCTGTTCCTCTGGAGAAACCAATAACCACCTCCACCGCAGGTCCACATGTCGCTCAACCAATTGCCACCATCAACCCAGTGATTTCCTCAGCAGAAAGTCCTTCCAGAACTCAATCAGTGCCCTCATTCAGACCAAGCAGTTTTCTCGATTGTACTACAAATGGTTCATCTGTTCTTGAGGAGAAACCAACGACCTTCTTCACTCCAGGTCCACATGCCGCTCCACCAGTTGCCAACATCAAACCAGTGATTTCCTCAGCAGAAAGTCCTTCCAGAACTCCATCACTACCCACAAACAGGTCAAGCTGTTTTGGAAATTTTACTACACACAGTTCCCCTGTCTCTGAGGAGAAACCAACAACCTCAACTGCAAGTCCATACATCGCCCAACCAGGTGCCACCATCAAACCATTGACCCCTTTAACAGGAAGTCCTTCCAGCCTTCCATCGCTATCTTACTCCAGACGGGTTTCTTCTCATTTAGAAGATTCTCATGTGGAGCCAGTCATGTCCCATCTTGTGCCCGATGACAAACCTACATTTTCCAGTCCTCCAACATTTAAAGGGATCAGTGCATCACCGAAGAGAC GGGATCGTGACAAAGTCCCGGAAATTTGTCTGTCTCATGTTTGGAAACACTGCAAGTTGGGAA ACCGTTGCCCGGACGTGCATTACTACCTGCCTTACCGCTGGGAGATCTACAAAGGAACCGACTGGGAAGATGTTTCTGATATGGAGGAGATTGAGAGACAATACTGCGACCCAAAGTTTGACAG GATTCCTTTGATTGACTCTCTGACTATGAGATCCGGTCTGCACCGTGTCCGTCGCCTCTCCACCATATCATCCGTCATGAAGCCACCAGACTATGTTCTAACCACTGAGTGGTTGTGGTACTGGCAGGATGAATACGGCTCCTGGGTAGAATATGGGCAGCCT AATCAACGGAACAGCCACATATCGTCGTCAGACCTTGAGGAAGAGTACACGTCCAATCCCAACGCTGTCGTTGTGTTCAACATTGGCAACCAAAACTATGAGATCAACTTCCCAG AGATGAAGCAGAGGAACATTATGTACGATACGGAGAGAGACATTCGCCGGAGACCGAGATATCTTAGTTTTGAAGACGTGAAAGTCCTGAGAGGAAG tacaaAATCCTCAGCGGCTCAGTCCTCCCTGAAATCTGTATCGGCCCCTCTGAAGAATAACATCTACCCAAGAACCTGGGACACCTACGCCACGCCGGAGATCGGCTGTGCG AAAGTTCTTGTAAATGACACCTCCAGCGAATTCTCCGAAATATGTAGCATCTTCACCAGGACGCTCGGGGGTCATGTGGTGAAGAAGATGTTCCGTCTGCAGAACCCATCTCTATGGCAGGTCTATCAGTG GCAAAAGGAACAGATGAAAAAACTCAATCAGGGACGAGACGTGAAGGAAATCCGACTGTTTCATGGCACAGATATAAGACACGTTGACGCTATCTGCAATGAAAACTTTGACTGGCGCATCTGTGGCACCCATGGGACTATGTATGGTCAAG